From Methanobacterium congolense, one genomic window encodes:
- a CDS encoding CBS domain-containing protein, translating into MHVKDIMKEGAVVIDKDQNIQDALKLLKKHRISRLPVVNTNTEHVKELVGMVTEKDIATSLGSSKYGNMAPSHFHVSTVMTPAPITVESTRSIGNAAKTMIENKIGGMPVVDDGEIIGMLTKTDFIEICQGKPFNNTLVEGKMKQDLVTISPTDRLVHARRCIIDKEIGRLPVVEENELVGIITAKDIAKAVTSFRKVVPDKYKPARIRNLLVEDVMTQNVKTIAQDETVDDLSKLMLQENFSGVPVRGPENQLAGIITKTDLLEFIVELEEVH; encoded by the coding sequence ATGCATGTAAAAGATATAATGAAAGAAGGCGCTGTTGTAATAGACAAAGATCAGAACATCCAAGATGCACTGAAACTCCTTAAAAAACACAGAATATCACGTCTCCCAGTTGTAAACACAAACACAGAACATGTAAAAGAACTCGTGGGAATGGTAACTGAAAAGGACATAGCCACAAGTTTAGGATCATCGAAGTACGGAAACATGGCACCTTCACACTTCCATGTTTCAACCGTCATGACCCCAGCCCCAATCACAGTTGAAAGTACAAGGAGCATAGGAAACGCAGCAAAAACCATGATAGAAAACAAGATCGGGGGAATGCCAGTTGTGGATGATGGTGAAATCATTGGTATGCTCACAAAAACCGACTTCATAGAGATCTGTCAGGGAAAACCCTTCAACAACACCCTGGTTGAAGGTAAAATGAAACAGGATCTCGTGACCATAAGTCCAACAGACAGACTGGTGCATGCAAGACGATGCATAATAGATAAGGAAATAGGAAGACTGCCAGTTGTGGAGGAAAATGAACTCGTGGGAATTATAACTGCAAAGGACATAGCAAAAGCTGTAACCTCATTCAGAAAAGTGGTTCCAGATAAGTACAAACCTGCAAGGATAAGAAACCTCCTGGTTGAGGATGTGATGACACAGAACGTTAAAACCATAGCACAGGATGAAACAGTTGATGACCTTTCAAAGCTCATGCTTCAGGAAAACTTCAGTGGAGTGCCTGTCAGAGGCCCTGAAAACCAGCTTGCGGGAATAATCACCAAAACAGATCTGTTAGAATTCATAGTGGAGCTTGAGGAGGTTCACTGA
- a CDS encoding CBS domain-containing protein: MRRKETINLVKAMDRGPVEFETHASEHEGDVMSIAKKTVVTAPQTATIKEAAEIMVKNKFRRLPITDPGTGKLLGIVTSMDMLDFLGGGDKYRIMEDKYEGNFLAAINESVKKIMARDVETISHKDSLAHAVNKMIEKEVGGLPVVDSNQKIVGIVSERDFVSLLAGVLTDELVEDFMTEDVITTTPGTRIEGASKIMVRNKLRRIPVVGEERKTPHPEVDKIVGILTATDILGFLGKNSLFGRLVTNSAEDILNTTIVDIMETKVVATTPNTRLGDLCSSMELEGIGGLPVIQNDELVGIITESDILKAIKV; encoded by the coding sequence ATGAGAAGAAAAGAAACTATAAATTTAGTAAAAGCTATGGATCGAGGTCCTGTGGAATTTGAAACACATGCCTCAGAGCACGAAGGCGATGTAATGAGCATCGCAAAGAAAACGGTGGTTACAGCACCCCAGACTGCCACCATAAAAGAAGCCGCTGAAATAATGGTGAAAAACAAGTTCAGAAGACTTCCAATAACTGATCCAGGAACAGGTAAACTTCTTGGAATAGTAACTTCCATGGACATGTTGGACTTCCTTGGTGGAGGCGACAAGTACAGGATCATGGAGGATAAATACGAAGGAAACTTCCTGGCAGCCATAAATGAATCCGTTAAGAAGATAATGGCTCGAGATGTTGAAACCATAAGTCATAAGGATTCTTTGGCTCATGCAGTCAACAAGATGATTGAAAAAGAAGTTGGAGGATTACCTGTTGTGGATTCCAACCAGAAAATCGTTGGAATTGTTTCAGAAAGGGACTTTGTAAGTTTACTTGCAGGTGTGCTCACAGACGAACTTGTTGAAGACTTCATGACCGAAGACGTTATAACAACAACCCCCGGTACAAGGATTGAAGGCGCATCCAAGATAATGGTTAGAAACAAGCTTCGAAGGATTCCTGTGGTTGGAGAGGAACGTAAAACCCCCCACCCTGAGGTCGATAAGATCGTGGGCATCCTAACCGCCACAGATATACTTGGATTCCTTGGGAAAAACAGTCTCTTTGGAAGACTCGTTACCAACAGTGCCGAGGATATTCTGAACACAACCATAGTTGACATAATGGAAACCAAGGTTGTGGCAACAACTCCAAACACAAGACTGGGAGATCTCTGCAGTTCAATGGAACTCGAAGGAATAGGAGGACTTCCAGTGATTCAAAACGATGAACTGGTGGGAATAATAACTGAAAGTGATATTCTAAAGGCTATAAAGGTTTGA
- a CDS encoding CBS domain-containing protein: MEMDKFTVHDAMTSHVVTADPKTTVADAAVLMTRYKIGCIIVKSNTEPEGLITESDVIAKVVSKDIKASEITIGEIMTKNLIVIDPGSELNQAARLMAKNDIRRLPVVNKGVLVGILTSTDVVMVSPELTEILVESAKMTNPVEYGDAEKSVPGVCEVCGNYIEYLDEIDGKFVCEECKEELEGE; encoded by the coding sequence ATGGAGATGGACAAATTCACAGTACACGATGCAATGACATCACACGTAGTTACAGCGGATCCCAAGACCACAGTTGCTGACGCAGCAGTTTTAATGACCAGATACAAGATAGGCTGCATCATAGTCAAGAGCAACACTGAACCTGAAGGATTGATCACAGAAAGTGATGTAATTGCGAAGGTTGTTTCAAAGGATATCAAGGCCAGTGAAATAACCATCGGTGAAATAATGACCAAAAACCTCATAGTGATCGATCCAGGAAGTGAACTGAATCAAGCCGCAAGGCTCATGGCAAAAAATGATATAAGAAGGCTTCCAGTTGTCAACAAAGGAGTTCTCGTAGGTATTCTGACATCAACGGATGTTGTCATGGTCTCACCTGAACTCACTGAGATACTGGTTGAAAGCGCTAAAATGACAAACCCCGTTGAATACGGAGATGCAGAGAAATCCGTACCTGGAGTATGTGAGGTATGTGGGAATTATATAGAATATCTTGATGAAATTGATGGAAAATTTGTTTGTGAGGAGTGTAAAGAAGAGTTAGAAGGTGAGTAA
- a CDS encoding KH domain-containing protein — protein MVLPVCDVCLKSGMLCQGCENKLKKGEITQLDLDIAKILFRVGEGKIGFKRTIEIGDIVIIVTEKDQVGKLIGKSGKIVREISRTVGKKIRVVGENSDFKEVAKDILAPARISGINILYGTDGNEKFKIRVVREDSRKIPGRLDALNDVIKQLTGEETVLVIDRDDF, from the coding sequence ATGGTATTGCCAGTATGCGATGTCTGTTTAAAAAGTGGAATGTTATGTCAGGGGTGTGAGAACAAGCTGAAGAAGGGTGAAATAACCCAGCTTGACTTGGACATTGCAAAGATACTCTTCAGGGTCGGTGAAGGAAAGATAGGCTTTAAAAGGACCATCGAAATTGGAGATATTGTTATAATCGTCACAGAGAAGGACCAGGTTGGAAAGCTCATAGGAAAGAGTGGAAAAATCGTTAGGGAAATCTCAAGGACGGTTGGCAAGAAGATAAGGGTTGTAGGAGAAAATTCAGACTTCAAGGAAGTTGCAAAGGACATACTCGCACCTGCAAGGATATCTGGAATAAACATACTCTATGGAACCGACGGAAATGAGAAGTTCAAGATAAGGGTTGTCAGGGAAGACTCCAGAAAGATTCCAGGAAGACTTGATGCTCTAAATGACGTGATAAAACAGTTAACCGGGGAAGAAACTGTTCTCGTCATAGACAGGGATGATTTCTAA
- a CDS encoding zinc ribbon domain-containing protein encodes MNSDNTVFCPECGEEIEKDADKCKHCGSWFEKPILEIKTELNPQNSENNGHNKIEYSNYQSTTKLAIFIVITGGLYQLYWFYRNWRDFKAHKNLDINVGLRTLALFIPLVNLYFVGTQFRDIHEYAEEAGVKNYSLWVVIITWVLFVYLQGRLALNGNPLLDIVSWIFIIALIIPFLMVQKTLNSYWLKEQGDLPLKKVSGGEVLVLIIGILFVILDIILILML; translated from the coding sequence ATGAACAGTGATAATACAGTTTTTTGCCCGGAATGTGGTGAAGAAATTGAAAAAGATGCGGATAAATGTAAACATTGTGGATCATGGTTTGAAAAACCCATACTAGAAATTAAAACAGAGCTCAATCCACAAAATAGTGAAAACAATGGCCACAATAAAATTGAATACTCAAATTATCAGTCCACAACCAAATTGGCAATTTTTATCGTTATAACTGGAGGACTTTATCAACTTTACTGGTTCTACCGTAACTGGAGAGATTTTAAGGCCCATAAAAATCTGGATATAAATGTGGGACTTAGAACTCTGGCCCTTTTCATACCTTTAGTCAACCTTTATTTTGTTGGAACCCAGTTCAGGGATATACATGAATATGCTGAGGAAGCAGGTGTTAAAAACTATTCTCTCTGGGTTGTGATAATAACGTGGGTTCTTTTCGTATACTTACAAGGAAGGTTGGCGCTTAACGGTAACCCTCTCCTGGATATTGTTTCATGGATATTCATAATAGCTCTAATCATTCCATTTTTAATGGTTCAGAAAACCCTTAACAGTTACTGGCTAAAGGAACAGGGAGATCTACCACTGAAGAAGGTGTCGGGTGGAGAAGTACTTGTGCTGATCATAGGAATTCTTTTCGTAATTCTTGACATAATACTAATTTTAATGCTTTAA
- the pheA gene encoding prephenate dehydratase translates to MGFFGPSGTFTEKAASRLGGELVGFESILEVLEAVEKGEVYAGVVPIENSIEGPVCVTLDLLVHEYDLKIRNEIMIPISQNLLLNPEAKIEDIKVIYSHIQALSQCRKFTEDMGVAVHTAPSTSAAAKLVAGEKNAGAIGTNKAAELYGLKIAARNIQDYANNVTRFVVVALEDAPRIGKDKTSIVFSMLEDKPGDLYDVLGEFARRNINLTKIESRPSKEKLGSYIFFVDFEGHRSDPEIENILNIIRSNVGYIKILGSYPAEGDD, encoded by the coding sequence ATAGGATTCTTCGGACCCTCAGGAACCTTCACAGAGAAGGCTGCATCAAGACTTGGAGGAGAACTCGTTGGGTTTGAATCCATACTGGAGGTGCTTGAGGCGGTTGAGAAGGGAGAGGTTTACGCTGGAGTTGTGCCAATTGAAAACTCCATAGAGGGTCCGGTCTGCGTGACCTTGGATCTTCTGGTCCATGAGTACGACCTCAAGATACGCAATGAGATAATGATTCCCATAAGTCAAAACCTCCTTTTAAATCCTGAAGCAAAAATTGAGGACATAAAGGTTATATATTCTCATATACAGGCTCTTTCACAGTGCAGAAAGTTCACAGAGGATATGGGTGTTGCCGTGCACACCGCACCCAGCACGTCTGCAGCTGCCAAACTCGTTGCCGGGGAAAAGAATGCAGGGGCAATTGGAACGAATAAAGCTGCAGAACTCTACGGTTTAAAAATTGCTGCCAGAAACATTCAGGACTATGCTAACAACGTCACAAGATTCGTTGTTGTTGCACTGGAGGATGCTCCAAGAATTGGAAAGGATAAAACATCCATAGTCTTTTCAATGCTTGAGGATAAACCTGGTGATCTTTACGATGTGCTTGGAGAATTTGCAAGGCGAAACATAAACCTAACAAAAATTGAGTCAAGACCATCCAAGGAAAAACTCGGCAGTTACATCTTCTTTGTGGATTTTGAGGGTCACAGAAGCGACCCTGAGATCGAGAATATTTTAAATATCATAAGATCCAATGTAGGTTATATAAAGATTTTAGGTTCATATCCTGCAGAAGGAGATGATTGA
- the coaBC gene encoding bifunctional phosphopantothenoylcysteine decarboxylase/phosphopantothenate--cysteine ligase CoaBC, translating to MEIVLCVTGSIAAIEAVKLARELRRQGATVKCFMSDDACNLIHPNAMEFATGQKVVVDLTGEIEHVKYAQTDLVLVAPATANVISKFAYKIADNPINTLLITAFGHETPIVFVPSMHDSMYNAVEGNIQKLKDEGITFLEPKLEEGKAKFPDIHDIALQAMRELYLNSPEGQKSNLLGKNVLVSAGSTYEAIDKVRGITNRSSGKMGVEIAKEAFRRGAEVTMLCGKIETRIPKLFHVVEAESTDKMEESLQKLVPGNDVFVSAAAVSDFTVHSQGQDKISSDSDLTLKLKRAPKIISSVKDINPDIFLVGFKAEYQVSDEELVESARRRMEESHANLMVANDVAVEGAGFGSDQNEVIILDGDLWTVPLTSKAEIAKRVLDKILEKL from the coding sequence ATGGAAATCGTACTATGTGTTACAGGGAGTATAGCTGCAATAGAAGCTGTGAAACTTGCAAGGGAACTCAGGAGGCAGGGAGCAACTGTAAAGTGCTTCATGAGTGACGATGCATGCAACCTCATCCACCCCAATGCAATGGAATTTGCAACGGGTCAAAAGGTGGTGGTTGATCTCACAGGGGAAATAGAGCACGTTAAATACGCTCAAACAGACCTTGTACTTGTTGCACCGGCCACAGCCAACGTCATAAGCAAGTTCGCATATAAAATAGCAGACAACCCCATAAACACTCTTCTTATAACTGCATTTGGGCATGAAACCCCAATAGTATTTGTTCCATCCATGCACGATTCCATGTACAACGCAGTTGAAGGTAACATCCAGAAACTCAAGGATGAGGGAATCACCTTCCTTGAACCCAAACTCGAGGAGGGAAAGGCCAAGTTCCCTGACATCCATGACATAGCACTTCAGGCCATGAGGGAACTCTACCTGAACTCCCCCGAAGGCCAGAAATCCAACTTACTGGGTAAAAACGTTCTGGTAAGTGCAGGTTCAACCTACGAGGCAATAGACAAGGTACGGGGAATAACCAACCGCAGCTCCGGTAAGATGGGAGTTGAAATTGCCAAGGAAGCCTTCAGAAGAGGTGCAGAAGTCACAATGCTCTGTGGAAAGATAGAAACACGTATTCCAAAACTATTCCATGTGGTTGAAGCAGAATCCACAGATAAAATGGAAGAATCACTTCAAAAACTTGTCCCTGGAAATGATGTGTTTGTATCTGCTGCAGCAGTTTCAGACTTCACAGTGCATTCTCAAGGCCAGGATAAAATCTCATCAGATTCGGATCTAACGCTCAAACTCAAACGTGCACCTAAAATAATAAGCTCTGTGAAGGACATCAACCCAGATATATTTCTTGTGGGCTTCAAGGCAGAGTACCAGGTTTCAGATGAGGAACTTGTAGAATCTGCACGCAGAAGAATGGAAGAATCCCATGCAAACCTCATGGTTGCAAACGATGTTGCAGTTGAGGGTGCAGGATTCGGTTCCGACCAGAACGAGGTCATAATTCTTGATGGAGATCTTTGGACAGTTCCGTTAACCTCAAAAGCTGAAATTGCCAAGAGGGTGCTTGACAAGATCCTTGAGAAGCTTTAA
- a CDS encoding CBS domain-containing protein: MSQVKDVMTSDPVTVSIDAHATKVRSIFREGWFRSVPVVSGNHLEGMITRGDMMSISATKSNVEAKGIMGKPLVVATPEMDITELSRDLIKSNTLQAPVIESEGSMQLVGIVTVGDLIKKFLYNGEAPRGSISDVIQRKVVTCNHDDTISNVWNQMDETGFSGLPVMKKEKIIGIITRKDIIDSGHFMWGKSGETRSIRVERVMKTPPIVATLETGIKEAAEMIVEHDIGRIPIVENPVYVKKEPKRAKEADLVGIVSREDILCSYLN; this comes from the coding sequence TTGAGCCAAGTTAAAGATGTTATGACATCGGATCCTGTAACTGTTTCAATAGATGCCCATGCAACAAAGGTAAGATCAATATTTAGAGAAGGATGGTTCCGTTCAGTACCTGTTGTTTCAGGTAACCATCTTGAGGGAATGATAACCCGCGGAGACATGATGAGCATATCTGCAACTAAATCAAATGTGGAAGCCAAGGGAATAATGGGAAAACCCCTGGTTGTTGCAACACCCGAAATGGACATAACCGAACTGAGCCGCGATTTAATAAAATCTAATACTTTACAAGCCCCAGTTATTGAATCAGAGGGAAGTATGCAACTTGTTGGAATTGTAACCGTTGGAGATTTGATCAAAAAATTTCTTTACAATGGTGAGGCTCCCAGGGGCAGCATCAGTGATGTGATTCAGAGGAAGGTTGTCACCTGTAACCACGATGATACCATATCCAATGTTTGGAACCAGATGGATGAAACAGGGTTTTCAGGACTTCCAGTTATGAAGAAGGAAAAGATCATAGGTATAATAACACGTAAAGACATAATAGATTCAGGGCATTTTATGTGGGGTAAATCTGGTGAAACCAGATCCATCCGTGTTGAGAGGGTCATGAAGACACCCCCAATCGTTGCAACACTCGAAACTGGAATCAAGGAAGCAGCAGAGATGATCGTTGAACACGATATAGGTCGCATTCCAATAGTTGAAAATCCAGTGTACGTTAAAAAAGAACCCAAAAGAGCAAAAGAAGCAGATTTAGTTGGCATAGTTTCACGAGAAGATATATTATGCTCATACCTGAACTGA
- a CDS encoding PsbP-related protein encodes MKKYPFLILLALLCLVVSVSGCVSSGNETNNTTSHYSQNGISFDYPGTWNTANAVSNNSLAAVGDPKSVDNTTGEPQTFVLIQKSNATSSDLQTAYNANYASLFTNTSYQRVSEGNITVNGATALENVYTVNSTSGTAMQMQAVWLKENSDIYVILCGATQSDFNNQQDNFNMVINSFKVQ; translated from the coding sequence ATGAAGAAGTATCCTTTTTTAATACTACTGGCTCTTCTGTGCCTTGTTGTGTCGGTTTCTGGATGCGTTTCAAGCGGGAACGAGACCAACAACACAACCAGCCATTACTCTCAAAACGGCATTTCATTTGATTATCCAGGAACATGGAACACTGCAAACGCGGTATCAAACAACTCACTTGCAGCTGTTGGAGATCCAAAAAGTGTGGACAACACAACTGGAGAACCACAGACCTTCGTCCTGATACAGAAGTCAAATGCAACCAGTTCAGACCTGCAGACTGCTTACAATGCAAACTACGCATCACTCTTTACAAACACAAGCTACCAGCGCGTATCTGAGGGAAACATCACAGTCAACGGTGCAACAGCCCTTGAAAATGTTTACACAGTGAATTCAACAAGCGGCACGGCGATGCAGATGCAGGCTGTGTGGCTCAAGGAGAACAGCGACATCTACGTTATACTCTGCGGTGCAACCCAGTCAGACTTCAACAACCAGCAGGACAACTTCAACATGGTTATAAACAGTTTCAAAGTGCAGTAA
- a CDS encoding CBS domain-containing protein: MKIEDVMNDKVIVVGENEHVEHARKLMLKNGFSRIIVVDGEEKPVGMVTEKDLTRKMRGKGPKWKMRPIDKISIRRVMTPNPVTVAPQDDVKTAVEIMIKQGISSIPVADEDGLAGLVTKTDIMKFYSKKFQGRWKVSKLMTPEVITVNENHSIAHVIGVMEENNIGKVVVIRDNEPVGMITPENISFAYVEDPETGVNVEKIYFLRNSEEGKSKKNVRMVSMLTAGDIMQNDMIKISGDEDAAKAADTMIREDIGGLPVVEGDDLTGIITKTDIIKGIQ; this comes from the coding sequence ATGAAAATTGAAGATGTGATGAACGATAAAGTTATTGTAGTCGGTGAAAACGAGCATGTGGAACATGCAAGAAAACTCATGCTCAAAAATGGATTCAGCAGAATAATCGTTGTTGACGGGGAAGAAAAACCTGTTGGCATGGTCACAGAAAAAGATCTAACCAGAAAAATGAGGGGTAAAGGTCCAAAATGGAAAATGAGACCAATAGACAAGATCTCAATAAGGAGGGTCATGACCCCAAACCCTGTGACCGTGGCACCTCAAGACGATGTAAAAACTGCCGTTGAAATCATGATAAAACAGGGTATAAGCTCCATCCCAGTGGCTGATGAAGATGGACTTGCAGGGCTCGTAACCAAAACAGACATCATGAAATTTTACAGCAAAAAATTCCAGGGCAGATGGAAGGTTTCAAAACTAATGACTCCAGAAGTCATAACCGTAAACGAAAATCACAGCATAGCACATGTTATAGGCGTAATGGAAGAAAACAACATAGGAAAGGTTGTTGTGATCAGGGACAATGAGCCCGTTGGAATGATCACTCCTGAAAATATATCCTTTGCATACGTGGAGGATCCTGAAACCGGGGTTAACGTTGAGAAGATATACTTCCTGAGAAATTCCGAGGAGGGAAAAAGTAAGAAAAACGTTAGAATGGTTTCAATGCTAACTGCAGGAGACATAATGCAAAACGATATGATAAAAATTTCTGGGGATGAGGATGCAGCTAAAGCTGCAGATACAATGATCCGTGAAGATATAGGAGGTCTTCCAGTCGTGGAAGGAGATGATCTTACAGGAATAATCACAAAAACAGACATAATTAAAGGAATACAGTGA
- a CDS encoding RNA ligase gives MEINIGKQNSHKIFFFKCPSCGLSYSTALPSFIKKELPKIVDINSKKLEGAFKRGNLKYYDSQGVEAIQFRKRIGKIESGTMICFGDKIEIIRGFPKIRRTLMLNPALKNHFADEVAVEEKMNGYNVRIALVNNKITAFTRGGYICPYTTKKAPEIMDLTDFFTDNPEIVICGEMVGTENPYVTHYYPEIGSLGFRIFDLREKVSNKPLTIDEKFETLERYGLPPVKLLGIFDVEDAPEKIMGIVKKLGEADREGVVMKDPGMKITPLKYTSSKAHADELEYAFSYPFEFGRSFFFSRVIREGFQAYELEESWEELEERAQRLGESILYPMLDMIKHVSGGEVASEDLVIHVDSYEDAAEFVRHLRDLGVVATLLEFDHGKAVIRRIHQSTSDRITNYLRGGLY, from the coding sequence ATGGAAATAAATATTGGGAAGCAAAATTCCCATAAAATCTTTTTTTTTAAATGTCCATCATGTGGACTTAGCTACAGCACTGCCTTACCCTCCTTCATAAAAAAAGAACTACCAAAAATCGTTGATATAAACTCAAAAAAATTAGAAGGAGCTTTCAAGAGGGGAAACCTGAAGTACTACGATTCTCAGGGTGTGGAAGCTATCCAGTTCCGGAAGAGGATTGGGAAAATTGAATCAGGGACGATGATCTGTTTTGGAGATAAAATAGAAATAATAAGAGGATTTCCAAAGATAAGAAGGACCTTGATGCTCAACCCTGCCCTGAAAAACCATTTCGCTGATGAGGTGGCTGTTGAAGAGAAGATGAACGGCTACAACGTTAGAATAGCTCTTGTAAATAATAAAATAACTGCTTTTACACGTGGGGGTTATATATGTCCATACACAACAAAAAAAGCCCCTGAAATCATGGATTTAACTGATTTTTTCACGGACAACCCTGAGATTGTGATATGTGGTGAAATGGTGGGAACTGAAAACCCATACGTAACCCATTACTACCCTGAGATTGGAAGCCTGGGATTCCGTATATTCGACCTCAGGGAAAAGGTTTCAAACAAGCCCCTTACAATAGATGAGAAATTTGAAACCCTTGAAAGATATGGACTGCCTCCTGTGAAGCTTCTAGGTATTTTTGATGTTGAAGATGCTCCAGAAAAGATTATGGGCATTGTTAAAAAACTTGGAGAAGCAGACAGGGAGGGTGTGGTCATGAAGGACCCTGGGATGAAGATAACACCCCTTAAGTACACATCATCCAAGGCCCATGCAGATGAACTGGAGTACGCCTTCAGTTATCCCTTTGAATTTGGAAGATCCTTCTTCTTCAGCAGGGTTATAAGGGAAGGATTCCAGGCCTACGAGTTAGAGGAATCCTGGGAGGAACTGGAGGAGCGAGCCCAGAGACTTGGAGAATCCATACTCTACCCAATGCTGGACATGATAAAACATGTTTCAGGTGGAGAAGTGGCTTCAGAGGACCTTGTGATCCACGTGGACAGCTACGAGGATGCTGCAGAATTCGTTAGACACCTCAGGGATCTTGGGGTGGTTGCAACCCTCCTTGAATTTGACCATGGGAAAGCAGTTATAAGAAGGATACATCAATCTACAAGTGACAGGATCACAAACTATCTCAGGGGTGGCTTATACTGA
- a CDS encoding 7-carboxy-7-deazaguanine synthase QueE, with the protein MKSRISEVFSSIQGEGTLIGRRQVFVRFSGCNLSCNYCDTSKSRDPIYGEEISTEELYKKVNGLLTPDFHSISFTGGEPLLHADFIKDFLQEHDFKSLIETNGSLPDELAKIVKLINYASVDIKLPEHEASSDWEDLLDSEIKSIKLLSHEGINTYSKVVVMPSTSVDLVGSIASRIESEVEDTSKLSMVIQPVSPLDMWEDRTSELFKFSERAGEHLDVLTIPQVHKLLKVR; encoded by the coding sequence ATGAAATCCCGTATAAGTGAGGTTTTTTCAAGCATTCAGGGCGAAGGGACTCTAATAGGCCGAAGACAGGTTTTTGTAAGGTTCTCCGGATGCAACTTAAGCTGCAACTACTGTGACACCTCAAAAAGCCGAGATCCCATCTATGGTGAGGAAATTTCAACAGAAGAACTATATAAAAAAGTAAACGGATTATTGACTCCGGATTTTCATTCTATATCCTTCACGGGTGGAGAACCCTTGCTACATGCAGATTTTATAAAGGATTTTCTCCAAGAACATGATTTCAAATCTTTAATCGAAACCAATGGTTCGTTGCCTGATGAATTAGCTAAAATAGTTAAATTAATAAACTATGCATCTGTAGATATAAAATTACCAGAACACGAAGCTTCTTCCGACTGGGAGGATCTCCTGGATTCGGAAATAAAATCGATAAAACTATTAAGCCATGAGGGGATAAATACCTACAGCAAAGTTGTTGTGATGCCCTCAACCAGTGTTGATCTGGTGGGATCGATAGCCTCGAGGATAGAATCTGAGGTGGAAGACACCTCAAAACTGTCCATGGTTATTCAACCCGTAAGTCCACTGGATATGTGGGAAGATAGGACATCTGAATTGTTCAAATTCTCTGAAAGGGCAGGAGAACATTTAGATGTGCTAACGATACCTCAAGTTCACAAACTTCTAAAGGTGAGATAG
- a CDS encoding AIM24 family protein, whose translation MINHKLVGNAMQMLVTELSPGEEVYGVAGKFLWKTDNVDMETRLGSGKREEKKGFLDQAIGTAIDMGKRKLAGESLAFVYFTPMGSQGLVSFAQMIPGEIKHIELDGSKDLFVQSEGLLTAESTVNFDIALTKKLGAGVFGGEGFILERFSDRGSLFLGACGNLIELNPADYGGTIQIDTGCLVAFEDTIDYDIEMIGGLNEKGLKNIIFGGEGIFFATLRGNGKVWIQSMNLTSLSRTIVSKAGQPAAQDRTDFGGLLSGF comes from the coding sequence ATGATAAACCATAAACTCGTTGGAAACGCAATGCAAATGCTTGTAACTGAACTTTCACCTGGAGAAGAGGTTTACGGGGTGGCTGGAAAGTTCCTCTGGAAAACTGACAATGTTGACATGGAAACACGTTTAGGTTCAGGTAAAAGAGAAGAGAAAAAGGGCTTCCTTGACCAGGCAATAGGAACAGCCATAGACATGGGAAAAAGGAAACTTGCAGGTGAAAGCCTGGCGTTTGTTTACTTCACACCCATGGGAAGTCAAGGACTGGTTTCATTTGCACAGATGATACCTGGTGAAATAAAACACATAGAACTGGACGGCTCCAAGGATCTCTTCGTCCAGTCTGAGGGGCTTCTCACGGCAGAAAGTACAGTCAACTTCGACATAGCCCTGACAAAAAAGCTGGGAGCAGGAGTCTTTGGAGGAGAGGGCTTCATACTTGAAAGGTTCAGCGACAGGGGTAGCCTGTTTTTAGGAGCCTGTGGAAACCTCATAGAACTCAATCCTGCAGATTACGGTGGCACCATACAGATAGACACTGGATGTTTGGTTGCCTTTGAAGACACCATAGACTACGACATAGAGATGATAGGAGGTCTCAACGAAAAGGGCCTTAAAAACATCATATTTGGTGGTGAGGGAATATTCTTTGCAACCCTCCGTGGAAACGGTAAAGTCTGGATTCAGTCCATGAACCTGACCTCACTCTCAAGAACCATAGTGTCCAAGGCAGGTCAACCAGCAGCACAGGATAGAACTGACTTTGGTGGACTTCTAAGTGGATTTTAA